In Myxococcus stipitatus, a single window of DNA contains:
- a CDS encoding SAM-dependent methyltransferase: MRGELSRREVRQDDVVAYYEEKTERILRRYGPGPRVHFHVGLVDGLPPPGASEPLLREHIHAAQEALLAELARAAGRFPDGGDVLDVGCGLGGGSLYWASEHRAHVTAVTNVASHVELVRTFAEIEGVGARVKVLRCDALAVPGRACFDAVVALESSSYLPRAEWFRRVRALLRPGGVALVADCFVRRPELAAPFDRYWRTRVGTLHEYLSTAQAAGLELESRDDLSSRVVGFWSLTLELMSHERTGGMGPPGHVRGESSREHLRLQQALMDGGLEYGLLVLRRET, from the coding sequence ATGAGGGGGGAGCTGTCGCGACGCGAGGTCCGTCAGGACGACGTCGTCGCCTATTACGAGGAGAAGACGGAGCGCATCCTGCGCCGCTACGGCCCGGGGCCCCGGGTGCACTTCCACGTCGGCCTGGTGGACGGCCTGCCTCCGCCCGGGGCGTCGGAGCCGCTGCTGCGCGAGCACATCCACGCCGCGCAGGAGGCCCTCCTGGCGGAGCTGGCGCGCGCGGCGGGGCGCTTCCCGGACGGGGGCGACGTGCTCGACGTGGGCTGTGGCCTGGGCGGCGGCAGCCTGTACTGGGCCTCCGAGCACCGGGCCCACGTGACGGCGGTGACCAACGTCGCGTCACATGTGGAGCTGGTGCGCACCTTCGCCGAAATCGAGGGCGTGGGCGCGCGGGTGAAGGTGCTGCGCTGCGACGCGCTCGCGGTGCCGGGCCGCGCGTGCTTCGACGCGGTGGTGGCGCTGGAGAGCAGCAGCTACCTGCCCCGCGCGGAGTGGTTCCGCCGGGTGCGCGCGCTCTTGCGGCCCGGGGGCGTGGCGCTCGTGGCCGACTGCTTCGTCAGGCGTCCGGAGCTGGCCGCGCCGTTCGACCGGTACTGGCGCACGCGCGTCGGCACGCTGCACGAATACCTGTCCACCGCGCAGGCCGCGGGCCTGGAGCTGGAGTCGCGCGACGACCTGTCCTCGCGGGTGGTGGGCTTCTGGTCGCTCACGCTGGAGCTGATGTCGCACGAGCGGACAGGCGGCATGGGCCCACCCGGCCACGTGCGGGGCGAGTCGAGCCGCGAGCACCTGCGCCTCCAGCAGGCGCTGATGGATGGGGGCCTGGAGTACGGCCTGCTCGTGCTGCGCCGTGAGACGTGA
- a CDS encoding sensor histidine kinase → MSGAGGGRAALTASFRRWTRAQDTAEVLAAAGVGPWCVLTLLVVCLLAAAAWAPGARVVFGVPFGLGLACAAPMLGSGLAFSLLHRGRRHLETWGWVWLVLGVTALHFFLASLMALSELQGATLIASLLLFTTAFHGRLHRVTPRTPFLAVGTAAALLAALPLRESEDHLVLFGVIGPAALTAELYLGTFAVQHDRARAEAARLRAAVQAQLLDQQEQDVGRLSRALGEILGSQHELDSALMTAGGAADMLTVLGVGSRRLGPGGQELEALLKTLQESLRRIRDGVAEIHAKGRRHVGTEPEAVEVGPLLETVRASVGLRYPDVDIRVELETSPSPLRARMRGGPTTLRRVLENLVLNACEGDGARGATRVSVVARVEPLSGRLEVVITDDGPGFPPALLDGSAQALASSKSDGMGLGLYTSECLLRASGGVLQRENMTDGGALLRLVLPREYP, encoded by the coding sequence ATGAGCGGCGCGGGGGGAGGACGCGCGGCCCTGACGGCGTCCTTCCGGCGCTGGACGCGGGCCCAGGACACCGCGGAGGTGCTCGCCGCCGCGGGCGTGGGGCCCTGGTGCGTGCTCACGCTGCTGGTGGTGTGCCTGCTCGCCGCCGCCGCGTGGGCCCCGGGCGCGCGCGTCGTGTTCGGCGTGCCCTTCGGCCTGGGCCTGGCGTGCGCGGCCCCCATGCTGGGCAGCGGGCTGGCCTTCTCGCTGCTCCACCGGGGGCGCCGCCACCTGGAGACGTGGGGCTGGGTGTGGCTGGTGCTGGGCGTGACGGCCCTGCACTTCTTCCTCGCCTCGCTGATGGCGCTGTCGGAGTTGCAGGGCGCCACCCTCATCGCGTCCCTGCTCCTGTTCACCACCGCCTTCCATGGCCGGCTGCACCGGGTGACGCCGCGCACGCCCTTCCTCGCGGTGGGCACGGCCGCGGCGCTGCTGGCCGCGCTGCCCCTGCGCGAGAGCGAGGACCACCTCGTCCTCTTCGGCGTCATCGGCCCGGCGGCCCTCACCGCGGAGCTGTACCTGGGCACCTTCGCGGTGCAGCACGACCGCGCCCGGGCGGAGGCCGCGCGGCTGCGCGCCGCCGTGCAGGCCCAGCTGCTGGACCAGCAGGAGCAGGACGTGGGCCGGCTGTCGCGGGCGCTCGGCGAAATCCTCGGCTCCCAGCACGAGCTGGACAGCGCGCTGATGACCGCTGGCGGCGCGGCGGACATGCTCACCGTGCTGGGCGTGGGCTCGCGAAGGCTGGGGCCCGGGGGGCAGGAGCTGGAGGCGCTGCTCAAGACGCTCCAGGAGAGCCTGCGCCGCATCCGCGACGGGGTGGCGGAGATCCACGCGAAGGGCCGGCGCCACGTGGGCACGGAGCCGGAGGCGGTGGAGGTGGGGCCGCTCCTGGAGACGGTGCGCGCCAGCGTGGGCCTGCGCTACCCGGACGTGGACATCCGCGTGGAGCTGGAGACGAGCCCTTCGCCCCTGCGCGCGCGCATGCGCGGCGGCCCCACCACGCTGCGCCGGGTGCTGGAGAACCTGGTGCTCAACGCGTGCGAGGGGGACGGGGCGCGGGGCGCCACGCGCGTGTCCGTGGTGGCCCGCGTGGAGCCGCTCAGCGGGCGGTTGGAGGTGGTCATCACCGACGACGGCCCGGGCTTCCCGCCCGCGCTGCTCGACGGCTCCGCCCAGGCGCTGGCCTCGTCCAAGTCGGACGGCATGGGCCTGGGCCTGTACACGAGCGAGTGCCTGCTGCGCGCCAGCGGCGGCGTGCTCCAGCGCGAGAACATGACGGACGGCGGGGCCCTGCTGCGGCTGGTCCTGCCACGGGAGTACCCATGA
- a CDS encoding halocarboxylic acid dehydrogenase DehI family protein: protein MARVRQVSEREATGAVERVYHEVRRTMRVTGVDVSLRTWAAFPRFFVAMWEAMGPNVETRAFEESGQALWGETLESTVGWEVLGAWETADLGPSQRFHARGILELYEAMQPRVALMVAAVRLALRGEPVGRGGPPGTVERLERGALPRMAAMEWAPERPPDARLRALFSDIVKRVGPPGVPGEYRALACWPEYLESVWSRLGPVMRDPGYARAVEGVRESMRRRARSLPYVVGLSRARVASLGEDADAVLRLTDALEARLPGLLLNLALMVQDVPDILRQPIPGASRLVPDWVAAKELR from the coding sequence ATGGCCAGGGTCAGACAGGTGAGCGAGCGCGAGGCGACCGGCGCGGTCGAGCGCGTCTACCACGAGGTGCGGCGGACGATGCGCGTGACGGGGGTGGACGTGTCCCTGCGCACGTGGGCCGCCTTCCCGCGCTTCTTCGTCGCGATGTGGGAGGCGATGGGTCCCAACGTGGAGACGCGGGCCTTCGAGGAGTCCGGGCAGGCGCTGTGGGGAGAGACGCTGGAGTCGACGGTGGGCTGGGAGGTGCTGGGCGCGTGGGAGACGGCGGACCTGGGACCCAGCCAGCGCTTCCACGCGCGCGGCATCCTGGAGCTGTACGAGGCGATGCAGCCCCGGGTGGCGTTGATGGTGGCGGCGGTGCGGCTGGCGTTGCGCGGCGAGCCGGTGGGGCGCGGCGGACCGCCGGGGACGGTGGAGCGGTTGGAGCGCGGCGCGCTGCCGCGCATGGCGGCGATGGAGTGGGCGCCGGAGCGTCCGCCGGACGCGCGGCTGCGCGCGCTGTTCTCGGACATCGTGAAGCGGGTGGGGCCTCCGGGGGTGCCTGGGGAGTACCGCGCGCTGGCGTGCTGGCCGGAGTACCTGGAGTCGGTGTGGAGCCGGCTGGGGCCGGTGATGCGGGACCCCGGGTACGCGCGGGCCGTGGAGGGCGTGCGCGAGTCGATGCGGCGGCGCGCGCGGTCGCTGCCGTACGTCGTGGGGCTGAGCCGGGCGCGGGTGGCGTCGCTGGGCGAGGACGCGGACGCGGTGCTGCGGTTGACGGACGCGCTGGAGGCGCGGCTGCCGGGGCTGCTGTTGAACCTGGCGCTGATGGTGCAGGACGTGCCGGACATCCTGAGGCAGCCCATCCCGGGGGCATCCCGGCTGGTGCCGGACTGGGTGGCCGCCAAGGAGCTGCGATGA
- a CDS encoding alpha/beta fold hydrolase, producing the protein MNWREWQREQQVAELGDRFLSYVDLGNGPPVVLLHGIPTWGYVWSGLAAGLAVRNRVLVPDLLGYGFSDRRDVFDRSVGRQAEALDAWMDRLGIVDALVVGHDVGGGVAQHLAVRFPQRVGRLCLVDSICYDAWPLSLMSLLGTPAVTRRLSTERVGRLLRLALRWKGFETAPPDGLLEGLLAPYATEVGLVSLVRDAVALNTNQTRELAPRLGHVSVPTLLLWGEEDGLLPTRYGERLAWDIPGARLVQVPDARHFVMWDAPHAVAMELFRFLEQEVPVVGGQGTRTSVRVERARTEVLFDSDAPVPA; encoded by the coding sequence ATGAACTGGCGAGAGTGGCAGCGCGAGCAGCAGGTGGCGGAGCTGGGGGACCGGTTCCTGAGCTACGTGGACCTGGGCAACGGGCCGCCGGTGGTGCTGCTGCACGGCATCCCCACGTGGGGCTACGTGTGGAGCGGACTGGCGGCGGGGTTGGCGGTGAGGAACCGGGTGCTGGTGCCGGACCTGCTGGGGTACGGGTTCTCGGACCGGCGGGACGTCTTCGACCGCTCGGTGGGGCGGCAGGCGGAGGCGCTGGACGCGTGGATGGATCGGCTGGGCATCGTCGACGCGCTGGTGGTGGGGCACGACGTGGGGGGCGGCGTGGCGCAGCACCTGGCGGTGCGGTTCCCCCAGCGGGTGGGGCGGCTGTGCCTGGTGGACAGCATCTGTTACGACGCGTGGCCGCTGAGCCTGATGTCGCTCCTGGGGACGCCGGCGGTGACGCGGCGGCTGTCGACGGAGCGGGTGGGGCGGCTGTTGCGGCTGGCGCTGCGGTGGAAGGGCTTCGAGACGGCGCCGCCGGACGGGCTGTTGGAGGGGCTGCTCGCGCCGTATGCGACGGAGGTGGGGTTGGTGTCGCTGGTGCGCGACGCGGTGGCGCTGAACACCAACCAGACGCGGGAGCTGGCGCCCAGGCTGGGACACGTGAGCGTGCCGACGCTGCTGTTGTGGGGCGAGGAGGACGGGTTGTTGCCGACGCGGTATGGCGAGCGGCTGGCGTGGGACATCCCCGGGGCGCGGCTGGTGCAGGTGCCGGACGCGCGGCACTTCGTGATGTGGGACGCGCCGCACGCGGTGGCGATGGAGTTGTTCCGGTTCCTGGAGCAGGAGGTGCCGGTGGTGGGCGGACAGGGGACGCGGACCTCTGTGCGGGTCGAGCGGGCGCGGACGGAGGTGCTGTTCGACAGCGACGCGCCCGTGCCCGCGTGA
- a CDS encoding site-specific DNA-methyltransferase: protein MADERDGSGREARREVHCEDALTWLTAQPVLAGCSAVASLPDASEFPTLSLAEWKAWFIRAAALVMSRVPDDGVALFYQTDVKEEGLWVDKGYLVSRAAEEAGFGLLWHKVVCRRAPGTVTFGRPAYSHMLCFSKGVRADMAKSTADVLPEAGEVTWTRGMGVEACLVACRFILEQTTTRTVVDPFCGHGTVLAVANALGLDAVGVELSRKRARKARNLRAEWREGKLVLLPTDTGAPTPE, encoded by the coding sequence ATGGCGGACGAACGGGACGGGTCGGGACGCGAGGCGCGGCGCGAGGTGCACTGCGAGGACGCGCTGACGTGGCTGACGGCGCAGCCGGTGCTCGCGGGGTGCTCGGCGGTGGCGTCGCTGCCGGACGCGTCGGAGTTCCCCACGCTGTCGCTGGCGGAGTGGAAGGCGTGGTTCATCCGCGCCGCGGCGCTGGTGATGTCGCGCGTGCCGGACGACGGCGTGGCCCTCTTCTACCAGACGGACGTGAAGGAGGAGGGGCTCTGGGTCGACAAGGGCTACCTCGTGTCACGCGCGGCGGAGGAGGCGGGGTTCGGGCTGCTGTGGCACAAGGTGGTGTGCCGGCGGGCGCCGGGGACGGTGACGTTCGGGCGGCCCGCGTACTCGCACATGCTGTGCTTCTCGAAGGGCGTGCGCGCGGACATGGCGAAGTCCACGGCGGACGTGCTGCCGGAGGCGGGCGAGGTGACGTGGACGCGCGGCATGGGCGTGGAGGCGTGCCTCGTCGCGTGTCGCTTCATCCTGGAGCAGACGACGACGCGCACGGTGGTGGACCCGTTCTGTGGCCACGGCACGGTGCTGGCGGTGGCCAACGCGCTCGGGCTGGACGCCGTGGGCGTGGAGCTGAGCCGCAAGCGGGCACGCAAGGCGCGCAACCTGCGCGCGGAGTGGCGCGAGGGGAAGCTGGTGCTGCTGCCCACGGACACCGGCGCGCCCACACCGGAGTAG
- a CDS encoding slipin family protein → MDSEQLRQVKEFKDFAQATLEARQRKLASPTSSHVSLGKPLRAVVFLVVWLLCAGLGAALGGVFGGGIGAGVVMPVAIVVGIIPALWVSRVFRVAAQWERAVILRLGRFHGIKGPGVLFVFPVVDHAFFVDTRLLTLDIPHQQVITRDNVPVAVDGAIFFMVKDSERAVVTVQDYRYAISQYAQASLRDVIGSMTLDELLSERDQIQSRIAQAVEERSVAWGIHVDSIRLLDIDMPEDLKRMMSRQASAEREKRATITKAEGDKEAAINLAAAASTMARSPGAMQLRTLQSLDGLGSSPSNTVVLAVPTNVLELVQGLADRVRRDDPTPPPTS, encoded by the coding sequence ATGGACTCGGAGCAGCTCAGGCAGGTGAAGGAGTTCAAGGACTTCGCGCAGGCGACCCTGGAGGCGCGGCAGCGCAAGCTGGCGAGCCCCACCTCGTCTCACGTGTCGCTGGGCAAGCCGCTGCGCGCCGTGGTGTTCCTGGTCGTCTGGCTGCTCTGCGCGGGCCTGGGCGCCGCGCTGGGGGGCGTGTTCGGCGGTGGAATCGGCGCGGGCGTGGTGATGCCGGTGGCCATCGTCGTGGGCATCATCCCCGCGCTGTGGGTGAGCCGCGTCTTCCGCGTGGCCGCGCAGTGGGAGCGCGCCGTCATCCTCCGGCTGGGGCGCTTCCACGGCATCAAGGGGCCCGGCGTCCTCTTCGTCTTCCCCGTCGTGGACCACGCCTTCTTCGTGGACACCCGCCTGCTCACGCTGGACATCCCCCACCAGCAGGTCATCACCCGCGACAACGTCCCCGTCGCCGTGGACGGCGCCATCTTCTTCATGGTGAAGGACTCCGAGCGCGCCGTCGTCACCGTGCAGGACTACCGCTACGCCATCAGCCAGTACGCCCAGGCCTCGCTGCGCGACGTCATCGGCAGCATGACCCTGGACGAACTGCTCAGCGAGCGGGACCAGATCCAATCGCGCATCGCCCAGGCGGTGGAGGAGCGCAGCGTCGCGTGGGGCATCCACGTGGACTCCATCCGCCTGCTCGACATCGACATGCCGGAGGACCTCAAGCGGATGATGTCCCGCCAGGCCAGCGCCGAACGCGAGAAGCGCGCCACCATCACCAAGGCCGAGGGCGACAAGGAGGCCGCCATCAACCTCGCCGCCGCCGCCAGCACCATGGCGCGCAGCCCCGGCGCCATGCAGCTGCGCACCCTCCAGTCACTCGACGGCCTCGGCTCCTCCCCCTCCAACACCGTCGTCCTCGCCGTGCCCACCAACGTCCTCGAGCTGGTCCAGGGCCTGGCCGACCGCGTCCGCCGCGACGACCCGACCCCTCCTCCCACGTCCTGA
- a CDS encoding alpha/beta fold hydrolase — translation MPTISAADGTSLHYRVAGDGPRTVVLVHGWMVSGAVWTQLLERLDLTGLRVIIPDARGTGQSARATEGFTLEGLARDVLTVVDAVGAKRFTVVGHSMGGQLAQWIASEVPDRVEGLVLLNSVPASGLPLPPDAAGLFRTSAGDAGKQKTILGLACKKLTEESLAAVLADSATVSQDSIEKTFDAWTAGGFANRLASITAPTLVVATDDAFLPPAFLREAVVAPIRRARLTYIPGPGHYPQVESPHETAAVLSAFLAGSAPA, via the coding sequence ATGCCCACGATTTCCGCCGCTGACGGGACTTCACTCCACTACCGCGTCGCCGGGGATGGGCCGCGCACGGTGGTGTTGGTGCACGGCTGGATGGTGTCGGGGGCGGTGTGGACGCAGCTCTTGGAGCGGCTGGACCTGACCGGGCTGCGGGTCATCATCCCGGACGCGCGTGGGACGGGGCAGTCGGCCCGCGCGACGGAGGGCTTCACGCTGGAGGGGCTGGCCAGGGACGTGCTGACGGTCGTGGACGCGGTGGGCGCGAAGCGCTTCACGGTGGTGGGCCACAGCATGGGTGGCCAGCTGGCGCAGTGGATTGCCTCGGAGGTTCCGGACCGGGTGGAGGGGCTGGTGCTGCTCAACTCGGTGCCCGCGTCGGGCCTGCCGCTGCCCCCGGACGCGGCGGGGCTGTTCCGCACCTCCGCGGGGGACGCCGGGAAGCAGAAGACCATCCTCGGGCTGGCGTGCAAGAAGCTGACGGAGGAGTCGCTGGCGGCGGTGCTGGCGGATTCGGCGACGGTGTCCCAGGACTCCATCGAGAAGACCTTCGACGCGTGGACGGCGGGCGGCTTCGCCAACCGCCTAGCGTCCATCACCGCGCCGACGCTGGTGGTGGCCACGGACGACGCCTTCCTGCCCCCGGCCTTCCTGCGTGAGGCGGTGGTGGCGCCCATCCGGCGCGCGCGCCTCACCTACATCCCGGGCCCCGGTCACTATCCCCAGGTGGAGTCCCCCCACGAGACGGCGGCGGTGCTGTCCGCGTTCCTGGCGGGCTCCGCTCCAGCCTGA
- a CDS encoding molybdopterin-dependent oxidoreductase has protein sequence MPRRLLVPRPPRLLGATRRDLLLGAAALCLPACDSARPRAGFLGAMERFNARLEAALFDEDQLAPEPPAEELTPPGAYPQYFISEMVPVAPANWTLRVGGLVTRPVLLTLEDLQRLPRSGYRLRHHCVEGWSAVASWHGVRVRDLAQAVGASPDARFVEFRSFDSGYWSSWDRPSALHAQTLLAYGMNGAPLPPEHGAPLRLYAAVKLGYKMVKYLTEVNFLPEPTGGYWEDQGYEWYAGV, from the coding sequence ATGCCTAGACGCCTGCTCGTCCCCCGGCCGCCGCGCCTCCTGGGCGCGACCCGCCGCGACCTGCTGCTCGGCGCCGCCGCGCTCTGCCTCCCCGCGTGCGACAGCGCCCGCCCACGCGCGGGCTTCCTGGGCGCCATGGAGCGCTTCAACGCGCGCCTCGAGGCCGCCCTCTTCGACGAGGACCAGCTCGCCCCGGAACCACCCGCCGAGGAGCTGACGCCCCCAGGCGCCTATCCCCAGTACTTCATCTCGGAGATGGTGCCCGTCGCGCCCGCGAACTGGACGTTGCGCGTCGGCGGACTGGTGACGCGCCCCGTCCTGCTCACGCTGGAGGACCTCCAGCGCCTGCCACGCAGCGGCTACCGCCTGCGCCACCACTGCGTCGAGGGATGGAGCGCGGTGGCCTCCTGGCACGGCGTGCGCGTGCGGGACCTGGCACAGGCCGTGGGCGCCTCGCCCGACGCGCGCTTCGTCGAGTTCCGCTCGTTCGACTCCGGCTACTGGTCCTCGTGGGACCGCCCCAGCGCGCTGCACGCGCAGACGCTGCTGGCGTACGGCATGAACGGCGCGCCCCTGCCTCCCGAACACGGCGCGCCGCTGCGCCTCTACGCGGCCGTGAAGCTCGGCTACAAGATGGTGAAGTACCTCACCGAGGTGAACTTCCTCCCGGAGCCGACCGGCGGCTACTGGGAGGACCAGGGCTACGAGTGGTACGCGGGCGTTTAG
- a CDS encoding cytochrome b/b6 domain-containing protein, whose protein sequence is MSAPDSRRPQPWPIRVAHWVNVPLLVIMAMSGLQILVAYPMLGPQGRPADWYPLQGVPPPEWARLGDWLAGARHWHFAFASLLVLNGAVYVLYLALSGEWRRRLFLPRRDARDAARTLAFYLRLRKHPPSQGLYNGLQRLAYTGALVLGLLAVLSGLVLYKPVQLGALTAALGGYDTARALHLGVLACLALFTLGHVVMVLLHPRSLAEMVTGGRKPDA, encoded by the coding sequence GTGTCCGCACCCGACTCGCGCCGCCCGCAGCCCTGGCCCATCCGCGTGGCCCACTGGGTCAACGTGCCGCTGCTCGTCATCATGGCGATGAGCGGCCTCCAGATTCTCGTCGCCTACCCCATGCTCGGCCCCCAGGGCCGGCCCGCCGACTGGTATCCCCTTCAGGGCGTCCCGCCACCGGAATGGGCGCGGCTCGGAGACTGGCTCGCCGGCGCTCGACACTGGCACTTCGCCTTCGCCAGCCTCCTCGTCCTCAACGGCGCCGTGTACGTGCTCTACCTCGCGCTCAGCGGAGAGTGGCGCCGGCGCCTGTTCCTGCCACGCCGGGACGCGCGCGACGCCGCGCGGACGCTCGCCTTCTACCTGCGCTTGCGCAAGCACCCCCCCAGCCAGGGGCTCTACAACGGGCTGCAACGCCTCGCGTACACCGGCGCGCTCGTGCTCGGCCTCCTCGCGGTGCTCTCCGGCCTCGTGCTCTACAAGCCCGTGCAGCTCGGCGCCCTCACCGCCGCGCTCGGCGGCTACGACACCGCGCGGGCGCTCCACCTGGGCGTGCTCGCGTGCCTCGCGCTCTTCACCCTGGGCCACGTCGTCATGGTGCTCCTCCACCCCCGCTCCCTCGCGGAGATGGTGACCGGCGGGAGGAAGCCCGATGCCTAG